From the genome of Pelomonas sp. SE-A7, one region includes:
- a CDS encoding MotA/TolQ/ExbB proton channel family protein, with protein sequence MISRISGFLAAVAMAATLALSSQASFAQAADAASAAPTTTEAAPAAAAAPKSEENPYGLGHMLSHGDAVSKGVLFLLAIMSMGSWYILITKLWDTQKLANEAKEVRATFFKKASLADGVKGLKDTGAFRFIAASAIEASEHHEGALTENIDHSSWVTMNVERAVGEVNSRVGSGLGFLATVGSTSPFIGLFGTVWGILQALTAIGVAGQASIDKVAGPVGEALIMTAIGLGVAVPAVLGYNWLVNRNKAVMAQVRAFAADLHGVLMGNRAKR encoded by the coding sequence ATGATCTCTCGTATCTCCGGCTTCCTGGCCGCCGTTGCAATGGCCGCGACCCTGGCGCTGTCTTCGCAAGCTTCCTTCGCTCAAGCTGCCGACGCAGCCTCCGCTGCCCCGACGACCACCGAAGCTGCTCCGGCCGCTGCCGCTGCTCCGAAGAGCGAAGAGAACCCCTACGGCCTGGGCCACATGCTGTCGCACGGCGATGCCGTGTCCAAGGGCGTGCTGTTCCTGCTGGCCATCATGTCGATGGGCAGCTGGTACATCCTGATCACCAAGCTGTGGGACACGCAAAAGCTGGCCAACGAAGCCAAGGAAGTGCGCGCCACGTTCTTCAAGAAGGCCAGCCTGGCTGACGGCGTCAAGGGTCTGAAGGACACCGGCGCTTTCCGCTTCATCGCTGCTTCGGCCATCGAGGCTTCTGAGCACCATGAAGGCGCCCTGACCGAGAACATCGACCACAGCAGCTGGGTCACGATGAACGTCGAGCGCGCCGTGGGTGAAGTCAACAGCCGCGTCGGTTCGGGCCTGGGCTTCCTGGCTACCGTCGGTTCGACCTCGCCGTTCATCGGCCTGTTCGGTACGGTGTGGGGCATTCTGCAAGCACTGACCGCCATCGGCGTGGCCGGCCAAGCTTCGATCGACAAGGTCGCAGGCCCGGTGGGTGAAGCACTGATCATGACCGCCATCGGTCTGGGCGTCGCCGTTCCGGCCGTGCTGGGCTACAACTGGCTGGTCAACCGCAACAAGGCTGTGATGGCTCAAGTGCGCGCCTTCGCCGCTGACCTGCACGGCGTCCTGATGGGCAACCGCGCCAAGCGTTAA
- a CDS encoding energy transducer TonB, translating to MNFAQEQKSTSRVTGFGIVVVIHVLIIWALASGLARKIVKAVSEPIETKVIEEKVKPPEEIKKVEPPPPKLDTPPPPFVPPPEVVITAPAPPAVINTPTTSVPPPAAPIAATPAPAPKAAPAPAPRTGPVTAAMVCTKMGKPEAPSVNWSGEALLKAVATVKAGRVVSVEIQSLRGGVERKALRAMSAAVTQTLQDTYECPGDHVFEQEFQFRIE from the coding sequence ATGAACTTTGCGCAGGAACAGAAGAGCACATCGCGCGTTACCGGCTTCGGCATCGTGGTGGTGATCCACGTCCTGATCATCTGGGCGCTGGCGAGCGGTTTGGCTCGCAAGATCGTCAAGGCAGTGTCCGAGCCGATCGAGACCAAGGTGATCGAAGAAAAGGTCAAGCCGCCCGAGGAAATCAAGAAGGTCGAGCCGCCGCCGCCCAAGCTGGACACACCGCCGCCGCCGTTCGTGCCGCCGCCGGAAGTCGTGATCACCGCACCCGCACCGCCGGCCGTGATCAACACTCCGACGACCTCGGTGCCCCCGCCGGCAGCGCCCATCGCGGCAACTCCGGCACCGGCTCCCAAGGCTGCTCCGGCACCGGCACCGCGTACGGGCCCGGTAACCGCTGCCATGGTCTGCACCAAGATGGGCAAGCCTGAAGCGCCGAGCGTGAACTGGAGCGGCGAGGCGCTGCTGAAGGCCGTCGCTACCGTCAAGGCCGGTCGTGTGGTCTCGGTGGAAATCCAGAGCCTGCGCGGTGGCGTGGAGCGCAAGGCCCTCCGTGCCATGAGCGCCGCCGTCACGCAGACGCTGCAGGACACCTACGAATGCCCGGGCGACCACGTGTTCGAGCAGGAATTCCAGTTCCGCATCGAGTAA
- a CDS encoding LD-carboxypeptidase yields MSSLTLYTPAGVLAQAQPLKRAAKRLGALGFEVSIDEAALAKHQRFGGDDETRLAALHRIAKAKPDVALASRGGYGLTRLLDGIDWKLMLKSVERGTRWVGQSDLSSLQLGLLAHAKSGHSPVSWAGPLACDDFGRSEEEGGVDEVTRDCFVEAMSGALEAIGFRTEAGFEELEARGTLWGGNLCVLTSLLGTPHFPQIKGGILFLEDVNEHPYRVERMLLQLQQAGVLGAQKAVLLGDFGGWRKSPLDRGYTLKSAIEAVRSRTKTPILTGLPFGHVRTKVCLPIGATAELYVQGRNAIVGWAAEHHHDPLREHGHEHGHGH; encoded by the coding sequence ATGAGTTCCCTGACCCTCTACACCCCGGCCGGCGTGCTGGCCCAGGCCCAGCCCCTCAAGCGCGCCGCCAAGCGCCTGGGCGCGCTGGGCTTTGAAGTGAGCATCGACGAAGCTGCGCTGGCCAAGCACCAGCGCTTCGGCGGCGACGACGAGACCCGGCTGGCCGCCCTGCATCGCATCGCCAAGGCCAAGCCCGACGTGGCCCTGGCTTCGCGCGGCGGCTACGGCCTGACGCGGCTGCTGGACGGCATCGACTGGAAGCTGATGCTCAAGAGCGTCGAGCGCGGCACGCGCTGGGTCGGCCAGAGCGATCTGAGCTCCTTGCAGCTGGGCCTGCTGGCCCATGCCAAGAGCGGTCATTCGCCGGTCAGCTGGGCCGGGCCGCTGGCCTGCGACGATTTCGGCCGCAGCGAAGAGGAGGGCGGTGTCGACGAGGTCACCCGCGACTGCTTCGTCGAGGCCATGAGTGGCGCCCTGGAGGCCATCGGCTTTCGCACCGAGGCTGGCTTCGAGGAGCTGGAGGCCCGCGGAACCCTGTGGGGCGGCAACCTGTGCGTGTTGACTTCGCTGCTGGGCACACCGCATTTCCCGCAGATCAAGGGCGGCATCCTGTTCCTGGAAGACGTCAATGAGCATCCCTACCGGGTGGAGCGCATGTTGTTGCAACTGCAGCAAGCGGGCGTGCTCGGGGCGCAGAAGGCGGTCCTCCTGGGTGACTTCGGTGGCTGGCGCAAGTCGCCGCTGGATCGCGGCTATACCCTGAAGTCGGCCATCGAAGCCGTGCGCTCGCGCACCAAGACGCCAATCCTCACCGGCCTGCCGTTTGGCCATGTGCGCACCAAGGTCTGCTTGCCTATCGGCGCTACGGCCGAGCTCTACGTCCAGGGGCGCAATGCCATCGTGGGCTGGGCGGCCGAACACCATCACGATCCTTTGCGCGAGCATGGGCATGAGCACGGACATGGGCATTGA
- the tadA gene encoding tRNA adenosine(34) deaminase TadA translates to MLDAPLLPSDEYAMRLALDQAQNALLVGEVPVGAVLMRQGQVIATGYNRPITTHDPTAHAEIVALRHAATLLGNYRLPECELFVTLEPCAMCAMAMMHARLKRVVFAAHDPKTGVAGSVLDLFGQPQLNHHTAVQGGVLADASAQLLRDFFAERRELARRRRDLARAAAAGAPEQIPTGEAIHLDDYKP, encoded by the coding sequence ATGCTTGATGCCCCGCTCCTGCCTTCCGACGAGTACGCGATGCGCCTGGCGCTCGACCAGGCCCAGAACGCGCTGCTAGTCGGCGAGGTGCCGGTCGGCGCCGTGCTGATGCGCCAGGGCCAGGTCATCGCCACCGGCTACAACCGCCCCATCACCACGCACGACCCGACGGCCCATGCCGAGATCGTGGCGCTGCGCCATGCTGCCACGCTGCTTGGCAACTACCGCTTGCCGGAGTGCGAGCTGTTCGTGACGCTGGAGCCTTGCGCCATGTGCGCCATGGCCATGATGCATGCACGGCTCAAGCGCGTGGTGTTCGCCGCCCATGATCCCAAGACCGGCGTGGCCGGCTCGGTGCTGGACCTATTCGGCCAGCCCCAGCTGAACCACCACACGGCAGTGCAGGGCGGTGTGCTGGCCGACGCCTCGGCCCAGCTGCTGCGCGACTTCTTTGCCGAGCGACGCGAGCTGGCGCGGCGCCGCCGCGACCTGGCCCGTGCCGCCGCGGCGGGCGCCCCTGAACAAATCCCCACCGGGGAAGCCATCCACCTGGACGACTACAAGCCATGA
- a CDS encoding 2'-5' RNA ligase family protein, which yields MAETEPAADLRPVRTDRLFFALRPPEAALAAVLRRREQLVQQLGLPGRPLKAEHLHITLHHLGDFPAFPAALVHKLTAAAHSLHVPAVDVRLDTAMSFPRRSRRNNPFVLLAGEPLEPLRALQQSLSVSLQAAGVEIDQGRFKPHLTLLYDDALVDLQAIEPLGWTARELLLVDSLLGQTRHVVLGRWPLHD from the coding sequence ATGGCTGAAACGGAACCCGCCGCCGATCTCCGGCCGGTGCGCACCGACCGTCTGTTCTTCGCCTTGCGGCCGCCCGAGGCGGCGCTGGCGGCCGTGCTGCGGCGGCGCGAGCAACTGGTTCAGCAACTGGGCCTGCCGGGCCGGCCGCTCAAGGCCGAGCATCTGCACATCACCCTGCATCATCTGGGCGACTTCCCGGCGTTTCCGGCCGCCTTGGTTCACAAGCTGACGGCTGCGGCGCACAGCCTGCACGTGCCGGCCGTCGATGTGCGCCTGGATACCGCGATGAGCTTTCCGCGCCGCAGCCGGCGCAACAACCCCTTCGTGCTGCTGGCCGGCGAGCCGCTGGAGCCGCTGCGGGCGCTGCAGCAGAGCCTCAGCGTCAGTCTGCAGGCGGCAGGCGTCGAGATCGACCAAGGGCGTTTCAAGCCGCACCTGACCCTGCTCTACGATGACGCCCTGGTCGACCTGCAGGCCATTGAGCCCCTGGGCTGGACGGCGCGAGAGCTGCTGCTGGTCGATAGCCTGCTGGGTCAGACGCGCCATGTGGTGCTGGGGCGCTGGCCGCTGCACGACTGA
- a CDS encoding spore maturation protein, producing MVLNYIWIAFFLAGFGVALLRLMQGDLLIFSQVLSGIFDTAKTGFDISLGLVGVMSLWLGIMKIGENAGVIQLFARAIAPFFSRIFPDVPKGHPAGGSMVMNFSANMLGLDNAATPLGLKAMKELQEINPEKDQASNAMIMFLVLNTAGITLIPTSVIAIRQTMAIDQHLVGFNAADIFLPTLIGTFISFVAGLVAVAWVQKIKLYSAPMLAFFGGFAALMAALWGWLHNYPAEQMSRYIGLLGSLVIMTIIVAFVAVGAWRRINVYEAFVEGAKEGFGVAVQIVPYLIAILVAISVFRTTGGMDYLVSGIAWCVSALGLPTDFVPALPVGLMKTLSGSGARGLMVDVMKTYGVDSFQGKLAAIIQGSTETTFYVLAVYFGSVNIKKTRYALTCGLIADVVGLVGAIVVGYWFFK from the coding sequence ATGGTGCTCAACTACATCTGGATCGCCTTCTTCCTGGCCGGCTTCGGCGTGGCCCTGCTGCGCCTGATGCAGGGCGACCTGCTGATCTTCAGCCAGGTGCTGAGCGGCATCTTCGACACGGCCAAGACCGGCTTCGACATCTCGCTGGGTCTGGTGGGCGTGATGAGCCTGTGGCTGGGCATCATGAAGATCGGCGAGAACGCCGGCGTGATCCAGCTCTTCGCCCGCGCCATCGCCCCCTTCTTCTCGCGCATCTTCCCGGACGTGCCCAAGGGCCACCCGGCCGGCGGGTCCATGGTGATGAACTTCTCGGCCAACATGCTCGGTCTGGACAACGCCGCCACGCCGCTCGGCCTCAAGGCCATGAAGGAGTTGCAGGAGATCAATCCGGAGAAGGACCAGGCCAGCAACGCGATGATCATGTTCCTGGTGCTGAACACCGCCGGCATCACCTTGATCCCGACCTCGGTGATCGCGATCCGCCAGACCATGGCCATCGACCAGCACCTGGTCGGCTTCAATGCCGCCGACATCTTCCTGCCGACACTGATTGGCACCTTCATCAGCTTCGTCGCCGGCCTGGTGGCCGTGGCCTGGGTGCAGAAGATCAAGCTCTACAGCGCGCCCATGCTGGCCTTCTTCGGCGGCTTCGCGGCGCTGATGGCGGCGCTGTGGGGCTGGCTGCACAACTACCCGGCCGAGCAGATGTCGCGCTACATAGGCCTGCTGGGCAGCCTGGTGATCATGACGATCATCGTGGCCTTCGTCGCGGTGGGCGCCTGGCGGCGCATCAATGTCTATGAGGCCTTCGTCGAAGGCGCCAAGGAAGGCTTCGGCGTGGCGGTGCAGATCGTGCCCTATCTGATCGCCATCCTGGTGGCGATCTCGGTGTTCCGCACCACCGGCGGCATGGACTATTTAGTCAGCGGCATCGCGTGGTGCGTGTCCGCCCTCGGCCTGCCGACCGACTTCGTACCCGCCCTGCCCGTGGGCCTGATGAAGACGCTCTCCGGCAGCGGCGCGCGCGGCCTGATGGTCGACGTGATGAAAACCTATGGCGTGGACTCGTTCCAGGGCAAGCTGGCCGCCATCATCCAGGGATCGACCGAGACCACCTTCTATGTACTGGCGGTCTACTTCGGCAGCGTCAACATCAAGAAGACCCGCTATGCCCTGACCTGCGGCCTGATCGCCGACGTGGTGGGGCTGGTGGGCGCCATCGTCGTCGGCTACTGGTTCTTCAAGTAA
- a CDS encoding glutaredoxin yields MQLNIVVYSKSACPQCDIVKNLLKAKNLAYEEIRIDDEEQRIAFYAKCGPSVRSMPQVFINDQRLGGVAGLQAAFAQLKL; encoded by the coding sequence ATGCAACTCAACATCGTCGTCTATTCCAAGTCCGCCTGCCCGCAGTGCGACATCGTCAAGAACCTGCTCAAGGCCAAGAACCTGGCCTACGAAGAGATCAGGATCGATGACGAGGAGCAGCGCATCGCCTTCTACGCGAAGTGCGGCCCCTCGGTGCGCTCGATGCCGCAGGTCTTCATCAACGACCAGCGCCTGGGCGGTGTCGCGGGTCTGCAGGCGGCGTTTGCGCAGCTGAAGCTGTAG
- the guaA gene encoding glutamine-hydrolyzing GMP synthase — translation MNHDKVLILDFGSQVTQLIARRVREAHVYCEIHPNDVSDEFIRGYAPKAIILSGSHASTYEDHELRAPQAVWDSGVPVLGICYGMQTMAVQLGGKVEWSDHREFGYAEVRAHGHTKLLNAIEDFSTTEGHGMLKVWMSHGDKVTALPPGFKLMASTPSCPIAGMANEEKGYYAVQFHPEVTHTVQGQALLNRFVREIAGCKGDWIMGDYIEEAVQKIREQVGDEEVILGLSGGVDSSVAAALIHRAIGDQLTCVFVDHGLLRLNEGKMVMDMFAGKLHARVVHVQAEEQFLGHLKGVSDPEQKRKIIGREFVEVFQAEAKKLTNAKWLAQGTIYPDVVESGGTKTKKATTIKSHHNVGGLPETLGLKLLEPLRELFKDEVRELGVALGLPPEMVYRHPFPGPGLGVRILGEVKKDYADLLRRADAIFIEELRNTRDSASGKTWYELTSQAFAVFLPVKSVGVMGDGRTYDYVVALRAVQTSDFMTADWAELPYSLLKRCSGRIINEVRGINRVTYDVSSKPPATIEWE, via the coding sequence ATGAACCACGACAAAGTCCTGATCCTCGACTTCGGCTCCCAGGTCACCCAGCTGATCGCGCGCCGCGTCCGCGAGGCCCATGTCTATTGCGAGATCCATCCGAACGACGTGTCGGACGAGTTCATCCGCGGCTACGCGCCCAAGGCCATCATCCTGTCCGGCAGCCATGCCTCGACCTACGAGGATCACGAGCTGCGCGCGCCCCAGGCGGTTTGGGACAGCGGCGTGCCGGTACTGGGCATCTGCTACGGCATGCAGACCATGGCCGTGCAACTGGGCGGCAAGGTCGAATGGAGTGACCATCGCGAGTTCGGCTATGCAGAGGTGCGCGCCCATGGCCACACCAAGCTGCTGAACGCCATCGAGGACTTCAGCACCACCGAGGGCCACGGCATGCTCAAGGTCTGGATGAGCCATGGCGACAAGGTCACGGCCCTGCCGCCGGGCTTCAAGCTGATGGCCAGCACCCCGAGCTGCCCCATCGCCGGCATGGCGAACGAGGAGAAGGGCTACTACGCCGTGCAGTTCCATCCCGAGGTGACGCATACGGTGCAGGGCCAGGCGCTCCTGAACCGCTTCGTCCGCGAGATCGCCGGCTGCAAGGGCGACTGGATCATGGGCGACTACATCGAGGAAGCCGTCCAGAAGATCCGCGAGCAGGTGGGTGACGAAGAGGTCATTCTGGGCCTGTCCGGCGGCGTCGATTCCTCGGTGGCCGCGGCCCTGATCCACCGTGCCATCGGCGACCAGCTGACCTGCGTCTTCGTCGACCACGGCCTCTTGCGCCTGAACGAGGGCAAGATGGTGATGGACATGTTTGCCGGCAAGCTGCACGCCCGCGTCGTCCATGTGCAGGCCGAGGAGCAGTTCCTGGGCCATCTGAAGGGCGTCAGCGACCCCGAGCAGAAGCGCAAGATCATCGGCCGCGAGTTCGTCGAGGTGTTCCAGGCCGAGGCCAAAAAGCTGACCAACGCCAAGTGGTTGGCTCAGGGCACGATCTACCCCGACGTGGTCGAGAGTGGCGGCACCAAGACCAAGAAGGCCACGACGATCAAGAGCCACCACAACGTCGGCGGCCTGCCCGAGACGCTGGGCCTGAAGCTGCTGGAGCCGCTGCGCGAGCTGTTCAAGGACGAGGTGCGCGAGCTGGGCGTGGCCCTGGGCCTGCCGCCCGAGATGGTCTACCGCCACCCGTTCCCGGGTCCGGGCCTGGGCGTGCGCATCCTGGGCGAGGTCAAGAAGGACTATGCCGACCTGCTGCGCCGTGCCGACGCGATCTTCATCGAGGAGCTGCGCAACACCCGTGACAGCGCCTCGGGCAAGACCTGGTACGAACTGACCAGCCAGGCTTTCGCCGTGTTCCTGCCGGTCAAGAGCGTCGGCGTGATGGGCGACGGCCGGACCTACGACTATGTCGTGGCCTTGCGCGCCGTTCAGACCAGCGACTTCATGACCGCCGACTGGGCCGAGCTGCCCTACAGCCTGCTCAAGCGCTGCTCGGGCCGCATCATCAACGAGGTGCGCGGCATCAACCGCGTGACCTACGACGTCTCGAGCAAGCCGCCCGCGACGATCGAGTGGGAATGA
- a CDS encoding TCR/Tet family MFS transporter, with protein sequence MSDSAVPGNRSKSAGMAFIMIAVLIDMISIGLIIPVLPPLVGTFTASQADHAFWYGAVAFAFGFANFVTSPVLGALSDRYGRRPVLLLGFSGLMLSFFVTAMATALWMLIAIRLVSGAMQANIAVANAYVADITPPEDRAKRFGMLGAAFGMGFILGPVMGGILGSIDLHLPFYVAGCMALVNWCYGFFVLPESLKPENRRAIDWRKANPISAFRKLTGLRGVGPLVWVIALAGLAQFVLHTSWVLYTGFKFGWGPKENGWSLFAVGVMSVVVQGALLPHLLKRFGPQRLVLLGLASSTVTNFVWGAATEGWMMIAIIFANVLGFAANAAIQSLISNAADAKTQGETMGAVSSLNSLMAVVAPILGAWLLHLVSGLPKGDWRIGAPFYFCTALQAAALFFAWRHFSRKQAAEPAAA encoded by the coding sequence GTGAGCGACAGCGCAGTTCCCGGTAACCGCAGCAAGTCGGCCGGCATGGCCTTCATCATGATCGCGGTGCTGATCGACATGATCTCGATCGGGCTGATCATCCCGGTGCTGCCGCCGCTGGTCGGCACCTTCACGGCCAGCCAGGCCGACCATGCTTTCTGGTACGGCGCGGTGGCCTTCGCCTTCGGCTTTGCCAACTTCGTGACCTCGCCGGTCTTGGGTGCGCTGTCGGACCGCTACGGCCGCCGCCCGGTGTTGCTGCTGGGCTTCTCCGGCCTGATGCTCAGCTTCTTCGTCACCGCGATGGCAACGGCTCTGTGGATGCTGATCGCGATCCGCCTGGTCAGCGGCGCCATGCAGGCCAACATCGCCGTGGCCAACGCCTACGTTGCCGACATCACGCCGCCCGAGGACCGCGCCAAGCGCTTCGGCATGCTGGGCGCCGCCTTCGGCATGGGCTTCATCCTGGGCCCGGTGATGGGCGGCATCCTGGGCTCCATCGACCTGCACCTGCCGTTCTACGTGGCCGGTTGCATGGCGCTGGTCAACTGGTGCTATGGCTTCTTCGTGTTGCCCGAGTCGCTGAAGCCGGAGAACCGCCGCGCCATCGACTGGCGCAAGGCCAACCCGATCAGCGCCTTCCGCAAGCTCACCGGCCTGCGTGGCGTGGGTCCGCTGGTCTGGGTCATCGCCCTGGCCGGCCTCGCGCAATTCGTGCTGCACACGAGCTGGGTGCTCTACACCGGCTTCAAGTTCGGCTGGGGCCCCAAGGAGAACGGCTGGTCGCTGTTCGCCGTGGGCGTGATGTCGGTGGTCGTGCAGGGCGCTCTGCTGCCGCATCTGCTCAAGCGCTTCGGGCCGCAGCGCCTGGTGCTGCTGGGCCTGGCCTCCAGCACCGTCACCAATTTCGTCTGGGGCGCGGCCACCGAGGGCTGGATGATGATTGCCATCATCTTCGCCAATGTGCTGGGCTTTGCCGCCAATGCCGCGATCCAGAGCCTGATCTCCAACGCCGCCGATGCCAAGACCCAGGGCGAGACCATGGGCGCCGTGTCCTCGCTGAACAGCCTGATGGCCGTGGTCGCTCCCATCCTCGGCGCCTGGCTGCTGCACCTGGTGTCCGGCCTGCCCAAGGGCGACTGGCGCATTGGCGCACCGTTCTACTTCTGCACCGCGCTGCAGGCCGCGGCCCTGTTCTTCGCCTGGCGCCATTTCTCGCGCAAGCAGGCCGCCGAACCGGCCGCCGCCTGA
- the guaB gene encoding IMP dehydrogenase: protein MRLLGKALTFDDVLLVPAFSQVLPRDTSLATQLTRNIRLNLPLVSAAMDTVTEARLAIAMAQEGGMGIVHKNLTAQQQAAEVARVKRYESGVLRDPITITPETTVRQVKALSEQHGISGFPVLQGPKVVGIVTGRDLRFETRMDAPVSEIMTPAERLVTVKEGASLAEGKALMHKHKLERVLVVNDAFELRGLMTVKDITKQTNFPNAARDAQGKLRVGAAVGVGEGTEERVELLVRAGVDAIVVDTAHGHSAGVIERVRWVKQNYPQIDVIGGNIATGAAALALVEAGADGVKVGIGPGSICTTRIVAGVGVPQITAIDYVATALKGTGVPLIADGGIRYSGDISKAIAAGASAVMMGGMFAGTEEAPGEVVLFQGRSYKSYRGMGSIGAMKAGSADRYFQENDETSNPNADKLVPEGIEGRVPYKGSLVAIVFQMAGGLRASMGYCGCASIADMQDRAEFVEITSAGIRESHVHDVQITKEAPNYRSE from the coding sequence ATGCGCCTTCTCGGTAAAGCGCTCACCTTCGACGATGTGTTGTTGGTGCCAGCCTTCTCCCAGGTGTTGCCCCGCGACACCAGCCTCGCCACCCAGCTGACCCGCAATATCCGCCTGAACCTGCCCCTGGTGTCTGCCGCCATGGACACGGTGACGGAAGCCCGCCTGGCCATCGCCATGGCCCAGGAAGGCGGCATGGGCATCGTGCACAAGAACCTGACCGCCCAGCAGCAGGCCGCCGAAGTGGCCCGCGTCAAGCGCTACGAATCCGGCGTGCTGCGCGACCCGATCACCATCACCCCCGAAACCACGGTGCGCCAGGTCAAGGCATTGTCCGAGCAGCACGGCATTTCCGGCTTCCCGGTCCTGCAGGGCCCCAAGGTGGTCGGCATCGTCACCGGCCGCGACCTGCGTTTCGAGACCCGCATGGATGCGCCGGTGTCCGAGATCATGACCCCGGCCGAGCGCCTGGTCACGGTTAAGGAAGGCGCCTCGCTGGCCGAGGGCAAGGCCCTGATGCACAAGCACAAGCTGGAGCGCGTGCTGGTCGTCAATGACGCTTTCGAGCTGCGCGGCCTGATGACCGTCAAGGACATCACCAAGCAGACCAACTTCCCCAACGCCGCCCGTGATGCGCAAGGCAAGCTGCGCGTCGGCGCCGCCGTGGGCGTGGGCGAGGGCACGGAAGAGCGCGTCGAGCTGCTGGTGCGAGCCGGCGTCGACGCCATCGTGGTGGACACGGCCCACGGCCACAGCGCCGGCGTGATCGAGCGCGTGCGCTGGGTCAAGCAGAACTATCCGCAGATCGACGTGATCGGCGGCAACATCGCCACCGGCGCAGCGGCCCTGGCCCTGGTCGAGGCGGGGGCCGACGGCGTCAAGGTCGGCATCGGCCCCGGCTCGATCTGCACCACGCGCATCGTGGCCGGCGTGGGCGTGCCCCAGATCACCGCCATCGACTACGTGGCCACGGCACTCAAGGGCACAGGCGTGCCGCTGATCGCCGACGGCGGCATCCGCTACTCGGGTGACATCTCCAAGGCCATCGCCGCCGGCGCCAGCGCCGTGATGATGGGCGGCATGTTCGCCGGTACCGAGGAAGCGCCGGGCGAGGTCGTGCTGTTCCAGGGTCGCTCGTACAAGAGCTACCGCGGCATGGGTTCCATTGGTGCGATGAAGGCAGGCTCGGCCGACCGCTACTTCCAGGAAAACGACGAAACCAGCAACCCCAACGCCGACAAGCTGGTGCCCGAGGGCATCGAGGGTCGCGTGCCCTACAAGGGCTCGCTGGTGGCCATCGTGTTCCAGATGGCCGGCGGCCTGCGCGCCTCCATGGGCTACTGCGGTTGCGCCAGCATCGCCGACATGCAGGACAGGGCGGAGTTCGTCGAGATCACCTCGGCGGGCATCCGCGAAAGCCACGTGCACGACGTGCAGATCACCAAGGAAGCGCCGAACTACCGTTCTGAATAA
- a CDS encoding DUF4124 domain-containing protein, whose translation MRLSTPLCLLLLLALAGGVQAQSQWKWRDSGGNIQYSDRPPPPGTPEKDILQKPPQRPQFVTVRPIGASAPAETASAPAAPASRPDAQQQRQRQQDQEQAAAKQKEAERKQAEVRAENCRNARAQLQVLESGARVRQANERGEQVYLDEQGRNTEIQRTRAVIAAECR comes from the coding sequence ATGCGACTGTCCACCCCGCTCTGCCTTCTGCTCCTGCTGGCCCTGGCCGGCGGCGTCCAAGCGCAATCCCAATGGAAATGGCGCGACAGCGGCGGCAACATCCAGTACAGCGACCGCCCTCCCCCGCCCGGAACGCCGGAAAAGGACATCCTGCAGAAGCCGCCGCAGCGGCCCCAGTTCGTGACCGTGCGGCCCATAGGCGCCAGCGCCCCGGCAGAAACCGCCAGTGCTCCGGCCGCCCCCGCCTCGCGACCCGATGCCCAGCAACAGCGCCAACGCCAGCAAGATCAGGAACAAGCCGCCGCCAAGCAGAAGGAAGCCGAACGCAAACAGGCCGAGGTGCGCGCCGAGAACTGCCGCAATGCCCGCGCCCAGCTGCAAGTGCTGGAGAGCGGCGCCCGCGTCAGGCAGGCCAACGAGCGCGGCGAGCAGGTCTACCTGGACGAACAGGGCCGCAACACCGAGATCCAGCGCACCCGCGCCGTCATCGCCGCCGAGTGCCGCTGA
- a CDS encoding RnfH family protein, whose product MVPAERPGRIRVELVWSPVAGDVRHAWLDLAEGSTLEQGLRSCEAFADQLEHLGQFKLGIWGRQQPLSYGLRDRDRIEVYRPLKVDPKEARRQRFQAHGGKRIVSRHRPLAGKGG is encoded by the coding sequence ATGGTCCCCGCTGAAAGGCCGGGGCGAATCCGCGTCGAGCTGGTCTGGAGTCCGGTGGCCGGCGATGTCCGCCATGCCTGGCTGGACCTGGCCGAGGGCAGCACGCTGGAGCAGGGGCTGCGCAGCTGCGAGGCTTTTGCGGATCAGCTCGAACACCTGGGCCAGTTCAAGCTCGGCATCTGGGGGCGGCAGCAGCCACTCTCGTACGGGCTGCGGGATCGGGACCGGATTGAGGTCTACAGGCCCCTGAAGGTCGATCCCAAGGAGGCCCGGCGCCAGCGCTTCCAGGCCCATGGCGGCAAGCGCATCGTGTCGCGGCACAGGCCGCTGGCGGGCAAGGGCGGCTGA